A single window of Gossypium hirsutum isolate 1008001.06 chromosome A10, Gossypium_hirsutum_v2.1, whole genome shotgun sequence DNA harbors:
- the LOC107896320 gene encoding cytochrome P450 714B2 → MELVFMLWRITSTILLVGLIGLIIRLYYSLVSEPQRQRSKLQKQGIRGPRPSILIGNLMQIGKTGSKVSNMAEKGKQVITHGCCASVLPFLDQWRQQYGPTFMLSMGNIQVLHMSHPDVVKEITAYTSFDLGRPSYQKKGLFPLYGEGILHANGAVWAHQRKVMAPEFNVDKVKGMTKLMVESAVSVVNEWNRMIKSEGGVADIKIDEYLRNFSGEVISKVCFGNNCKEIITKLRALQEIACKKVVLQGIPGLRSLPTKSNREMWSLEKEVHSLILKEVKGTTSEKNILQVIIKGAKSSNLSQDEMDNFIVDNCKNICFPAYENGAVPAIWTLMLLALYPEWQDKVRAEVIEICDGRLPSSSMLNKMKTLTMVIYETLRLYPLGCMLTREAIQDTKFGDIDVPKGVCIWVTLMPLYEDPIIWGPDVHKFNPQRFGNGINGACQLPHVYIPFGTGPRSCFGQHFAMAELKILVSLLLSNFTFSLSPKYRHSPVMNLIIEPEFGVDLLVRKV, encoded by the exons ATGGAATTGGTGTTTATGCTTTGGAGGATCACATCTACTATCTTGTTAGTAGGATTGATTGGCTTGATCATACGCCTGTATTATTCACTTGTATCCGAGCCCCAAAGGCAACGTTCGAAGCTGCAAAAGCAAGGGATTCGAGGTCCTCGACCGTCGATTTTGATTGGAAACCTGATGCAGATTGGGAAGACAGGATCTAAGGTTTCAAATATGGCAGAAAAAGGAAAACAAGTGATAACCCATGGTTGTTGTGCTTCTGTTTTACCATTTCTTGATCAGTGGAGACAACAGTATg GTCCAACATTTATGCTTTCAATGGGGAATATACAGGTTTTGCATATGAGTCACCCGGATGTTGTGAAAGAAATTACAGCATACACTTCTTTTGACTTGGGAAGGCCTTCCTATCAGAAAAAAGGGCTTTTTCCACTGTATGGTGAGGGAATTCTGCATGCAAATGGTGCAGTATGGGCACATCAAAGGAAAGTGATGGCTCCTGAATTCAACGTGGACAAAGTAAAG GGTATGACGAAATTAATGGTAGAGTCGGCAGTTTCGGTAGTAAACGAGTGGAATCGTATGATCAAATCGGAAGGGGGTGTTGCCGACATAAagattgatgaatatttgaggaACTTCTCTGGAGAAGTGATCTCAAAAGTTTGTTTTGGAAACAACTGTAAAGAGATTATCACAAAGCTCAGAGCACTTCAAGAAATTGCATGCAAGAAAGTAGTGTTGCAAGGGATTCCTGGGCTAAG ATCGCTTCCAACTAAAAGCAATAGAGAAATGTGGAGTTTAGAGAAGGAAGTTCACTCATTAATCTTGAAGGAAGTGAAAGGAACAACATCAGAGAAGAACATATTACAAGTGATCATTAAAGGAGCAAAGAGCAGTAATTTAAGCCAAGACGAAATGGACAATTTCATCGTTGATAACTGCAAGAACATATGCTTTCCGGCCTATGAAAACGGAGCCGTGCCGGCAATTTGGACCTTGATGTTATTGGCATTGTATCCAGAGTGGCAAGACAAAGTTCGGGCAGAGGTTATCGAAATTTGCGACGGACGATTGCCGAGCTCCAGCATGCTTAACAAGATGAAAACA CTCACAATGGTGATCTACGAGACATTGCGACTTTATCCTCTCGGCTGCATGCTTACTCGGGAGGCGATTCAAGACACGAAATTTGGAGACATTGATGTGCCTAAAGGAGTTTGCATTTGGGTAACGCTGATGCCACTTTACGAAGACCCCATTATTTGGGGACCTGATGTCCACAAATTCAACCCCCAAAGGTTTGGCAATGGGATCAATGGTGCATGTCAGCTTCCGCATGTGTACATACCATTTGGCACCGGACCTCGTTCATGTTTCGGGCAGCATTTTGCCATGGCGGAACTCAAGATACTAGTCAGCCTTTTACTGTCGAACTTCACGTTCTCGCTGTCGCCAAAATATCGACATTCTCCGGTTATGAATTTAATTATTGAGCCTGAATTTGGTGTGGATCTCTTAGTTAGGAAAGTTTGA